The following are from one region of the Vitis riparia cultivar Riparia Gloire de Montpellier isolate 1030 chromosome 14, EGFV_Vit.rip_1.0, whole genome shotgun sequence genome:
- the LOC117930619 gene encoding UPF0481 protein At3g47200-like has protein sequence MEGQQERIGEIEPVGGQPSRNSGQTGLEPEEHTIDIDEISDEDWIKSLRTAEESTQWPRTPKVPQMLRVISIGPYHHGKPDLGRVEMIKPPCAKKFLADSNQDIEALYTKIRSNIETVKKCYDCSSTKKYNDVKLARMMLLDGCFLLYFIQGGVRQFLKVHEIVCVVQDLFLLENQLPYGVLKLIFEGANFQGGLPMEKNIIKFVSDIGMPEGLSSEIQLKEVNEEPSHLLDLLRSALLGRFHMIRSQPEKEQQPKKKGKSSSSRGGKWGLRWPWKKGKQRGIRQSFRHIKELKAAGIYLKPSRTCFWRDVSFKSYFFFGHLKLPPITIDDSTKTKFLNMVAYEMCPDTPDDYAVTSYICFLYDLIDHADDVKELRSKHILYNCLGSDEDVAKIFNEIGDDLVDLDAYKEVKTSIQKHYDKRVNTWIAQALHNHFRSPWTVMAFIAAVLILFLTGVQTYYALPGN, from the coding sequence ATGGAAGGGCAGCAAGAAAGGATTGGAGAGATAGAACCAGTTGGCGGCCAACCAAGCAGGAACAGTGGCCAAACTGGCCTCGAGCCTGAGGAGCATACGATTGACATTGATGAAATCAGTGATGAGGATTGGATTAAGTCTCTCAGAACGGCAGAAGAAAGCACTCAATGGCCAAGGACACCAAAGGTTCCTCAGATGCTGAGGGTAATTTCAATCGGTCCTTACCACCATGGCAAGCCCGACCTTGGCCGAGTGGAAATGATCAAGCCTCCATGTGCCAAAAAATTCCTGGCTGATAGTAACCAGGACATCGAAGCTTTGTACACAAAAATTCGAAGTAATATCGAGACAGTGAAAAAGTGCTATGATTGTAGTAGTACAAAAAAGTATAATGATGTGAAACTCGCCAGGATGATGCTTCTGGATGGGTGTTTTTTACTATATTTCATCCAGGGAGGTGTGAGACAGTTTCTTAAAGTTCACGAAATAGTTTGTGTGGTACAGGACTTGTTCTTGCTGGAGAACCAACTTCCCTATGGAGTCCTCAAGTTGATTTTTGAGGGAGCAAATTTCCAGGGTGGTCTACCAATGGaaaagaatataataaaattcgTCTCTGACATCGGAATGCCAGAAGGGTTGTCATCAGAAATACAGCTGAAAGAGGTGAACGAAGAGCCGTCTCATCTCCTCGACCTTTTGCGAAGTGCTCTCCTAGGCAGGTTCCACATGATTAGGAGTCAGCCCGAAAAAGAGCAGCAAcctaagaaaaaaggaaagtcGTCGTCGTCTCGAGGAGGAAAGTGGGGGCTCCGTTGGCCATGGAAAAAAGGCAAACAACGGGGCATTAGGCAGTCTTTTCGACACATCAAGGAGCTTAAAGCTGCCGGGATCTATCTCAAACCGAGTAGAACGTGTTTCTGGAGAGACGTTTCTTTCAAATCCTACTTCTTCTTTGGCCACCTGAAACTTCCCCCAATAACTATTGATGACTCCACGAAGACCAAGTTCTTGAACATGGTAGCCTATGAAATGTGTCCAGATACCCCAGATGACTATGCGGTCACTTCTTATATATGCTTCCTTTACGACCTCATTGATCATGCAGACGATGTCAAGGAGCTGAGATCTAAGCACATTCTCTACAACTGTCTTGGGAGCGATGAAGATGTGGCAAAAATTTTCAACGAGATCGGCGATGACTTGGTAGATCTCGATGCTTATAAAGAAGTGAAAACTAGTATTCAGAAACACTACGACAAGAGAGTGAATACTTGGATAGCTCAAGCCCTTCACAACCATTTCAGGTCTCCATGGACTGTCATGGCTTTCATTGCTGCTGTTTTGATACTATTTCTTACTGGGGTTCAGACCTACTACGCTCTTCCcggtaattaa
- the LOC117930618 gene encoding uncharacterized protein LOC117930618, with translation MPPRRAASSQNSQANDDVPPVEGLPPVSAEGIYRYLGTLAGLVERQARATGTTVQGQSSSSRGSSFDDFKKLGPPYFSGATDPTEAEAWILKMEKFFGVIDCSEEQKASYAAFMLDKEADHWWRMTRRLLEDQGPITWRQFREAFYKKYFPDSVRRQKVGEFIRLEQGDMTVAQYEAKFTELSRFSPQLIATEEEKALKFQDGLKPYLKNKISILKLGVYSEVVDRALIAEKDNEELHQYREQQRKRNRSDGAHGNQAQRRATSGRNQNKGKTTQNLDEICSTCGKKHGG, from the coding sequence ATGCCACCAAGAAGAGCAGCTTCTTCACAAAACAGTCAGGCTAATGATGATGTACCTCCAGTTGAGGGTTTGCCTCCTGTGAGTGCAGAAGGAATCTATAGGTATCTTGGGACACTAGCTGGTTTAGTTGAACGCCAAGCTCGAGCTACTGGGACTACTGTTCAGGGACAGTCTTCATCTTCTAGGGGTAGCTCTTTTGATGACTTCAAGAAATTGGGTCCTCCTTActtttctggtgctacagatcccACAGAGGCAGAGGCTTGGATCCTTAAGATGGAGAAATTCTTTGGTGTGATAGATTGCTCTGAGGAGCAAAAAGCCTCTTATGCAGCttttatgttagataaagagGCAGATCATTGGTGGCGTATGACTAGGAGACTTTTGGAGGATCAGGGACCCATAACATGGAGACAATTTCGGGAGGCTTTCTACAAGAAGTATTTCCCTGACAGTGTTAGGCGGCAGAAGGTGGGAGAGTTTATTCGTTTGGAACAGGGGGATATGACTGTGGCTCAGTATGAGGCCAAATTTACAGAGTTATCACGTTTTTCCCCACAGTTGATTGCTACAGAGGAGGAAAAggcattaaagtttcaggatggattgaagccttatttgaagaacaagatatctATTCTGAAGCTTGGTGTCTATTCAGAGGTTGTTGATAGAGCCCTTATAGCAGAGAAAGATAATGAGGAGCTTCATCAGTATAGGGAACAGCAAAGGAAGCGAAATAGAagtgatggtgctcatggtaatcAAGCACAGCGAAGGGCTACATCAGgaagaaatcagaataaagggAAGACAACGCAGAATTTGGATGAGATTTGTTCTACTTGTGGTAAGAAGCATGGGGGT